ACCCCTTCTCGTCCTCCCTCAGCGTGCCCTGCTCCTTTCTAAGCTGCAGACTCACACCAAGtcctcctgcacacacaggcatcacctttcctcctctgccagtcccctggagtgcccaggACCTGCTGGCTCAGGCGTTGCCACACCAACCTCCCCAAGGTGCTCAGCACCCGCTGCACCAGCACCCAGCTGTCCTGCATGCCAGAGCCTCTTGCTGAAGAGAAATGGGTTTTCAAAGCATCCTTTatggcagcacaggcagcactaGCTGTGCTCAGCAGGACGGAACAGGGAGCCTGCAGAGAGCCCCTTCCCAGATGGATCCATGCGGACAGACACTATCCAACAGCACAAAACCTCCGGGGACACCCCCTGAGCTTTGCAGTGACCTCAGCAGCCCACAGCCACTCCCCAGCCGTGGTCTGAGGGTGTTTTCCAGGCTCACTGAGGTCCCTCTGGAGCTCTGGCACCATCCCCATGCCGACAccgggcactgccaggctgagctgcacaCCCCAGAGCCACCTGCCACGTCCCCTGCCATGCACACGCCACCTCCTGTCCTCATTTCCCACGTCCTTGGGCTGCTCCACGCCAAGGGACACGAAGGCAAACAGTCCCCCGGGAAGGTGGCACCGTGTGCAGGAGCCTCCGTGGACtgtctgctcctgcctcctctgctggggacagcagtgggacACTGGAGCCTGGCCCAGGACAGGGCAGAAGAGAGGATTTAGGAATAAAGCCtctctgctggcacaggcaggagcagcagaggtaCCCGAGTTCACACCCTGAGACCCTCTGCACACACAGTGCCCCCTCAGCAACACAAAGAAGTTCCCTGTCTTCCCTGTCTCCACTTTGCAGGGCtagttttctaaaataaataccttTGTTTTATCTTTGAGAGGTGTTTCTGGCACAAGGACAGGGATAAAAAAGCCCTCCTCCATCAAAAGCCTCCTTCACACATGATTTGCTTTGTCATGGCACTTAAATACCCGCGCAGCAGCCACGGATGGAGAACGAGAGCAGAtctgggcaggcacagggaaacTTCACAGCAATACCTGcgttccttaaaaaaaataaatcttctttTCCTGGTAGCGATGCCAGCCCAGGCCAATGCACAAAACACCAACAAATCCATCTCCATCCCCTGGTGAGCGCTGCCGGAGCTTGCTCCATTTTGAGTCAGCCCAGGCAGCTTCAAATTACATCGCCTGTGATCTGCTGCAGGGGAACACCGGCTCGCCAGGGCACAAAGCAGCagaacgggggggggggggggggaaatacTCATTCAGGCTGTCAAAGCCGGGACAAGCGAGGTAGCAGGGAACCAGGGAAAGGCCCTGAAGGATCACCtcgttccaaccccctgccacgggcagggatgCTCCCCGTTATGGGGTGACCCACGGTCAGCAAGGGGGGCACGCAGCAGCCCCACGGCCCGGGGTGTCCCCCTGCCCAGCGAGTCCCGAGGCGGCAGCGATGGAGAACAAAGAGCTGCGGGCTCCCGGCGGCGCCGCTCCCCCGGAGCACGGCAGCTCCGGCTCCGCCCGGCCCAGGGGGAGCCGCTCGGGCCACGCGTGCCCTTCACCCGCGGCGACGGCGATGCCAGCGCTGTCCTTGGGGACACCGGCGCTCTCCAAGGGCTGGAGGCCGGACAGAAGCCACCATCACCATCAGCCTCGGGCGGCGGGGCCACCGGGCAACAAGCGGTGCCGCCACTCCCGGTGCCCCGGCCCGGGCCCCACGGTGGGCAGGTGCGGTGCCCGGCGCTCACCTGCTCGGCGCCGTAGGCCGTGGCGAACTGCACGAACTCCTCCACGCGCACGAAGCCATCGCCGTCGCGGTCCAGGGCGTCGAAGACCGGGCGGAGGCGCGGCTCCTCCTCCGgcgggggctcggcggggcccTCCGGGCCCGGGCTGCCCCCGGCCTCCCCCGGGCACCagggcggcggccccgcgccgggagcggcgggcTCAAGTGCCCAGAGGTCCAGATCCAGCTCCGGGTCCGGGCCCAGGTCCGCCTCCTCTTCCAGCTCcggctcctgctcctcttccaggTCCAGCTCCGGTTCTGGTCCTAGCTCCGGCTCCGGTTCTGATTCCAGCTCCGGCTCCGGTTCCCGTTGCACGTCCAGGTCCGGCTCCGGTTCCAGCTCCGGCTCGGGCCCGGGTCCCggcccccggggcagcggggGCTCGGTCCCAGGCGGACGCGGCTCCATCTTCACCGCCGGCGCtgcgcgcccgccgccgcccgccccgggccATGCCCCGCGGCCATGCCCCGCTCACATCGGGGCGGTGCCGGTGCGGTCCCCGCGGCACTCACGGCTTTGTGCGAAGAACGCCGGCCCCGCCTGCCGACaccgggggcggccccgccggtcccgccctgcccggggagcggcggctccgagcgccggggccgcgggtCCTGCCCGGGAccgggggctgggggagaagaCGGCGGCGGCGCCGAGGAACAACCCCGCCACCCGCCGCTCCGGGACCGCCCGCGAACAGCCGGCAGAGCcagcccggccgccgccgcagTAGCCGGGGCGGTGACGTCACTCGCCTGCCGGTCCGGTTCGCCCCGCCCCTCCGCGGCGCGAGCCCGTGCcgaggccacgccccctcccgACTCGCCCGTGATGGGGGCGGGGCCAGCGGAGAGGGGCGGGGCCAGGAGGAGCACGAACACGTGGGACCGGGGGGGCATCGTGAATGGGGACCCTCAAATCCCCCTGCTGAGAAACCGTGCTCCGGgatcccaaacccaaaccacgctccgggaccccaaacccaaaccgTGCTCCaggaccccaaacccaaaccgCAGTCTGGGACCCCAAATGCAAACCACAGTCcgggaccccaaacccaaaccacgctccgggaccccaaacccaaaccgTGCTCcgggaccccaaacccaaaccacagtccaggaccccaaacccaaactgcAGTccgggaccccaaacccctgtgGGGGGAAACTGTGCAACAGGACTGCCCATCTGTTTCAGGTGTGAACTGTGCActggaaccccaaatccctccgGGGAGACAAGCCGTGCTCTGAGACCCCCAACCCCAGTGGGACAGCACTGTGCCCCGGgatgcctgagctgctccaggggggAACTGAGCACCGGGACACCCCTGGGACCACATCAATGGGTTAATTAATGCCCGTGTTTAGGGCTCCCAGCCTGCAGGCTCGGTGCAGCTGCAGTTTCTGCTGGAGCACCGGGATGACCCCGCTAAGACACTCCTGAGCTGGCCCAGCGTGTGGAATTACAGCCCCTGGGTATAATTAGCAGCAAACTTGATGAGCAAGAGCATCCCTGGCCCCAGTGACCCAGCCCAGGCCACGGATGTGTGTGACATCTCAGGAGCAGCCTGGTTGGGTCACAGTGTGACCCCCAGCACACTCAGCCCCGAgagccagagctcagcagcatccccagagAGGATGTCACCCCCATCCAGTTAGCCCAGCGCTGGGAAGGATGGGAACCCCCATTCCAAATCCTCTTCCTCAGCACAGCCATTCCTAAaggtgagcagggcaggagggggctCCTTGGTCAGTCCCACAGGGGGAAGCACAGCTGCACCTGCCTCAGCCATCCCCTGGGCAATGCAATCCCCAGTTTCCAGACAGCTCAAGCAGCCGGGGTTCCTGCACggatggggctggcagggaacgaggtgcctgcagggctggaggtgacAGCCTGACGCTgtgagaggcagctctgcagccctgcatgggttcctgcagctccaggccatGCCAAGGCTGGGCCCAGAGCTCTGTCCTTCCCCTGGTGCTGGAGACACACGTGGCCGagctcagctccttcctgggGTGGCCACGGAGCCAGGACAGCCCTGACAGTGCCCAAGTCACCTGGTCATGGTGGAACAGCGAAATCCATGGAGCCTCCCAGAACAGGGCTGCAGGTCAGAGAcaaggctgcagctgggcagaaGGGCCAACACACACCACACAAGTACCTTCTCCAGGAGAAAACACATCCTGTGATCCAGCAAGAGGAACACTGCAGCTGGAGCCAAATCCCAAGAGCCCAGGCAAAGGATCCACCCAGACTCCAGCCCAAGCACTGCATCCCCATCCCCCTGAAGGGCTGAGCCTTTCATCAAAGCCCTCAGCACCGCCcaccacctctgctgctggaacCCCCTTCCCAgagcccctggggctgaggagctggCAGGCCCCCAAGCCCTGTGGCCTGGAGCACTGGGGCACCACAGAGCCAAGGACTGGAGCCACACAAggccctggcagtgggagcagtggctgTTCCCCCTCCCTTAGCGCCCAGTTTGGACCAGTCAGCTGAGCAGGGCACTGGTGCTCATGCAGCAGAGAGAGGCATCATTGCTCAGGGGgaaaattctttatttgtggCCTGGAGGAAGGAGTAAAATCTGGCAAGTCTACAATCAAGTAGGAAATACAATTAAGTGGGAGAACAAGCTTCATGGAATCCAGGGTGAGCCTAAAAactaccagcagcagcaggagggtgCACATGAGCAGCGTGTGTCCCCCAGGGTGCCAGCAtcagggacagggctggctccagcagtgccatccgtgcagccctgctgtgcctcctgcagcccagcaggaggaAAGGACTGGATTCCAGTTCTAGCCCTTCACTTAGCCTCAGCTTGAATGTCTGGAAGGAGACAGCATGACACTGGTGTGAGAGACAGATGGGTGTGGACAGACCACTGGACacctgcagtgcagagctggacCTGGGGGATCTGCCCTCACAccacctctgctcctgggagggGCATCCCAGCTGCGTCCCTGGCAGCCTCCCGGGACCACTGTCCCACCCAGGACCCCTTAGGGGACACAGCCACCTCCCCCTGCCAGGTTTCCCCTCCAAGAGCTGCCAAGGCAGAACTGAGCCCACCATGCTGGGTGACCCCGACCCCAGGCGGGTTGAGCTGCTCCCCCTCCCaaaaaggagctgctgctgggggtcTTGTGCAGTTCTCAGGCTAAGATAGGGGAGAGGGGAATAAGAGGATGGGTACCCACGGGTGGCACAGCTTGGGAAAGGCCACAAGAGCAGCTTGGAGGGAGCCACAAAGGGCCAGAGACCATCTCAGCCCTCCAAGCTGTCTCTGCACCCACAGCCACGCCAGCTCACaaggcagcagtggcacaggaTGGGGGTGGGCTTGGTCCCCACCCAGCACCCCAGAGCTGTGTCCCTCAGGCAGACACGGGACTGGCAGTGTCACCACTACCACCAGTGGCCaaggagaggctgtggctgttGGCACTGGCTCTGGGAGATGTCCCCACACGGCGTCCCATGTCACATCTGTCCGTCAGTCAGTCCCAGGCTGTCCATCAGTGGGGTTGGtttgctcctgcagcccagacaTCTGCAAGAGAGGGTGGAGGTGGGGACGGAGCCCTGCTGGGGCCTGCCCAGCTCATGGAGGCTGCCAGGAGGgacacaggcagggaggagaggaaggcaggagacCCCTTCCTCTGccagaaagcagaatttcatgAAAGGAAGAGGCTCTTGGAATTCTCTGAGCTcaatcctgctgctggagcacagaaaATGGGCATCAGGAATCTCGGAGGTGTCTGGACAAGCATCCACAAGACACCATGTCACAAGCCAGGCTCAAAGGGAAAAtccagcaggctctgctcaTCCCAAGGACTGTCCATGAGGACACTGTACCCACTCCTACAGCAGCCATGCCCCAGAAGAATCAAGGTTAAGAATCatcatttaagttggaaaagccctctaagaccATCAAATCCAGctgttcccccagcacagccaaggccaTCACagacccatgtccccaagtgccacctccACTTTTAAatccccccagggatggggactccccCACTGCCCcaagcagctgtgccagtgcctgaccaccccttccatgaagaaattttctcttaatacccaacctaaacctcccctggcacagcttggggctgtttccccttgtcctgtccccgTTCCCTGGGAGTAGAGTCCAACcaccctggctgtcccctcctgtcaggatttgtgcagagccacaaggtcccccctgagcctccttctctccaggctgagcccctttcccagctccctcagccgctcctcacagggcctgtgccctgtgccccagggaaaagcagagtttCCCTGAGGAGCCCTGCTCCAATCCCACAAGGGGGAAATGCAGTCACCTAGAGTTTAGCAGAGGAGGAGGCAATAcccagcaaggcagagaagcTGTTGGGGGAGGTGAGCCAGCTCCCACCATCCACGACCAGGGTGGTGCCGGTGACGTAGGACGAGAGGGGGCTGGCCAGGTACAGGGCGCTGTGCGCGATCTCCGTCTTGTTCCCCGCGCGCTGCAGCGGGATCACGGAGAACTGGTTGGATTGCTCGGCAGATTTCCCACCtaaaaggagcaggaaagagTCAGCTGGGACCATGGGAGGTCTGTCCACCATCATGGCTGGCTGAGTGCTCCAGGGAACTGGGATGAgatcctggcacagccctgggataAAAACTGGGAAGATTTAAAGGAGGGGAGCTCAAGCCCAGCAGGGATTTTGTACTGGCACAGTGAGCTCAAGGAcctcatggaatcatggaatggttggggTAGGGAGGgatctctccttctcctcccttgccatgggcagggacaccttctactatcCCAGGTGGCTTCAAGCCTGGTCCAACCAGGCCTGGGCACTTGCAGGAATTcaggggcatccacagcttctctgggcaccctgtgccagggccactCCACCCTCACGaccaggaattccttcctaatatcccatctaaccctgccctctggcagtgggaagccctGTACAGCActctggagcccctttaggctctgGAAGGGATTCTGAGGTCTCCAtagctccagagcagaggggctctaacccttggagcatctccatggcctGTGGACCCACTTGAAGAGCTCCAGGTCCTTCCCATTCTCTGGGGCTGCACCAGCACTCTGCTGATGGACAAGAGCCAACccctcaggcagggctggctttTGGGGGAGCAGGTTCCATCATGGCATCAGAGAGCCCAAACTGCTGCCAAACCAGTGCCCTGGGAGGTACCAGGGAAGGGCCGTTcccacagagctgtgccagccaaGCCACAGCACGGCCGTGCCCAGCAGCAACCCCCTCGAGCTGTGTGGCACGGGGCGTCCCTCCCGGTCCCCTGGCAGAGAAtgccagcagggcagtgccacgGCAGGGCCGGGAGCCCAGGCTGCCTCACCCAGGCGGCGGAAGCCCTCGGTGCCCGAGATGGGGCCGGGGGCCAGGCTGTTCACACGGATGTTGTTGGGTCCCCACTCCACTGCAAGGTGACGGGTCATGGCATCTGGGGAGGGATTGCAAGAGCAGTGAGAGACAGGGAGCGCAGCCATGCCAGCAACTTCTTCTGAGGGGgtgaaaaaaaagccacagaagaGTCTGGCTGAGAGCAAATGGCCCTGGAGGGGAGAAGAGCCTCATCCCAAACCCAAGCATGCAGTAACCACACCGATCCATGCGTGCCCCTCCCCAGGGTATCTTCCATCCCAGTATTTAGGAAGAACTGGCTTCTTTCCTGGCCCCATGTGGCTCAGAGCCCCAGCAGGGTGTGTTGAGGTACCTATGGCAGCCTTGGCAGCCCCAGCGTGCACCTGCAGGGCCTGCCCTCGGTAGCTCAGGGTCGCCGTGATGTTAACAATGATCCCACCGTGGtcctggggaaggaaaggagatgtGGAGTtaggcagggagcagcacaaagGGTCACAGAGGGCTCTGAGGGACAGGAGAGCTGGGCTTGGAGGGACAGTCACCCACAGGCACTGCCAAGCCATcactggggcagctctgcccactGAATCtcaggggtggggcagccagCGGGGCCCTGCTGGAGACATGGGACATGCAGGGTAGAAGGAAAGGCCAAGAGaaagtggcagagctggaaagggaccAGGAGATCACAGCTTCTCCAGGTGGCAGAGCATGGAAAGGTGCTGCAACAGCACaaagccccagggcaggggacaggaagattcccagctcagggctgggatccCTGGAAGGGAACAGAGTGGATCTGTGCAGGGAGGTTCTGGGTCCTTGCACTCCCCTGATTTCCCCAGGAGCACAGTGTGGTTTGACACTACTCTCTGCCTACCAGAGCCTCTCCTCAGAGTCCCCTGGCTCCACGCCACCTACCCGGAAATATTTCTCAAAGAGGACTTTGGAGGTGTTGAAGGTGCCCATGGTGTCGATGTCTATCACTGTCTTGAAGGCGTTGAAGGACAGGGCACTGGCTGGGCACAGGAAGTTCCCCGCAGCACCTGAACCACAGGGACAGGCAagacagggctgggacagaTGTCAGGGCCCCTCTGTGACAGGGAGGGTGAGGAACAATGTCTGCATGCTGGAGAGCACATGGAGACAGCCCTGGTAAGGGATAAACTGGTGGCTCTGggtgcccagcagcacagccagcacgaggggagcagggatgaTCCACACCTAGACAAACAGGGATGGCCATGTACCACACACAGATCCCTgcttcctctgtgctgccaggaaaacaccctgcccag
The genomic region above belongs to Vidua chalybeata isolate OUT-0048 chromosome 16, bVidCha1 merged haplotype, whole genome shotgun sequence and contains:
- the DECR2 gene encoding peroxisomal 2,4-dienoyl-CoA reductase [(3E)-enoyl-CoA-producing] isoform X1 — its product is MAEAAMAARVPPDEDGDECLPHYRHLLSPDLLAGQVAFITGGGSGIGFRIAELFMRHGCRTVIASRNLQRVSEASKKLVAATGQQCLPLSIDVRQPQTIAAAVDEALQEFKRIDILINGAAGNFLCPASALSFNAFKTVIDIDTMGTFNTSKVLFEKYFRDHGGIIVNITATLSYRGQALQVHAGAAKAAIDAMTRHLAVEWGPNNIRVNSLAPGPISGTEGFRRLGGKSAEQSNQFSVIPLQRAGNKTEIAHSALYLASPLSSYVTGTTLVVDGGSWLTSPNSFSALLDVWAAGANQPH
- the DECR2 gene encoding peroxisomal 2,4-dienoyl-CoA reductase [(3E)-enoyl-CoA-producing] isoform X3, with protein sequence MAEAAMAARVPPDEDGDECLPHYRHLLSPDLLAGQVAFITGGGSGIGFRIAELFMRHGCRTVIASRNLQRVSEASKKLVAATGQQCLPLSIDVRQPQTIAAAVDEALQEFKRIDILINGAAGNFLCPASALSFNAFKTVIDIDTMGTFNTSKVLFEKYFRDHGGIIVNITATLSYRGQALQVHAGAAKAAIGGKSAEQSNQFSVIPLQRAGNKTEIAHSALYLASPLSSYVTGTTLVVDGGSWLTSPNSFSALLDVWAAGANQPH
- the DECR2 gene encoding peroxisomal 2,4-dienoyl-CoA reductase [(3E)-enoyl-CoA-producing] isoform X2 translates to MAEAAMAARVPPDEDGDECLPHYRHLLSPDLLAGQVAFITGGGSGIGFRIAELFMRHGCRTVIASRNLQRVSEASKKLVAATGQQCLPLSIDVRQPQTIAAAVDEALQEFKRIDILINGAAGNFLCPASALSFNAFKTVIDIDTMGTFNTSKVLFEKYFRDHGGIIVNITATLSYRGQALQVHAGAAKAAIDAMTRHLAVEWGPNNIRVNSLAPGPISGTEGFRRLGGKSAEQSNQFSVIPLQRAGNKTEIAHSALYLASPLSSYVTGTTLVVDGGSWLTSPNSFSALLGIASSSAKL